The following are from one region of the Nostoc cf. commune SO-36 genome:
- the ctaD gene encoding cytochrome c oxidase subunit I, whose product MTQVEFTPPEGKKPEMVAGHASHPKAWKWQDYFTFNVDHKVIGIQYLVTAFFFYLIGGLMAIALRVELATPDADVLDPNLYNAFMTNHGTIMIFLWIVPSAIGGFGNYLVPLMVGARDMAFPKLNAIAFWLNPPAGLLILGSFIFGGSQSGWTAYPPLSLVTAPIAQTMWILAIVLVGTSSILGSLNFVITILMMKVPSMKWDQVPLFCWAILATSILALLSTPVLAAGLVLLLFDLNFGTSFFKPDAGGNVVIYQHLFWFYSHPAVYLMILPIFGIMSEVIPVHARKPIFGYKAIAYSSVAICVVGLFVWVHHMFTSGTPGWMRMFFTISTLIVAVPTGVKIFAWVATLWGGKIRFTGAMLFAIGLLSMFVMGGLSGVTMGTAPFDVHVHDTYYVVGHFHYVLFGGSVFGIYAGIYHWFPKMTGRMLNESLGRIHFALTFIGTNLTFLPMHELGLKGMPRRVAMYDPQFIDLNQICTFGSIVLGISVIPFAINMIYSWLKGPLAGDNPWQALTLEWTTSSPPAIENWEVLPVVTHGPYDYGHGHSNEVQPSATPEASA is encoded by the coding sequence ATGACGCAGGTAGAATTTACTCCACCAGAAGGAAAGAAACCGGAAATGGTGGCTGGCCACGCTTCCCATCCGAAGGCGTGGAAATGGCAAGATTATTTTACTTTTAATGTTGACCACAAGGTTATTGGTATTCAATACTTGGTGACGGCGTTTTTCTTCTATCTCATCGGCGGACTGATGGCGATCGCTCTGCGGGTGGAATTAGCAACACCAGATGCAGACGTACTCGACCCCAATCTGTATAACGCTTTCATGACCAATCACGGGACGATTATGATCTTCCTGTGGATTGTCCCTAGCGCTATTGGCGGATTTGGCAACTATTTAGTGCCGTTGATGGTTGGTGCTAGGGATATGGCGTTTCCGAAGCTAAACGCGATCGCCTTTTGGTTAAACCCACCAGCCGGATTACTCATATTAGGTAGTTTCATTTTTGGCGGTTCGCAATCTGGTTGGACAGCTTACCCACCTTTGAGTTTGGTGACAGCGCCAATCGCTCAAACTATGTGGATACTTGCGATCGTCTTGGTGGGAACTTCCTCAATTTTGGGTTCACTGAACTTCGTAATCACCATTTTGATGATGAAGGTTCCGAGCATGAAATGGGATCAAGTACCCCTGTTTTGCTGGGCAATCTTGGCAACCTCTATTCTAGCCTTGCTTTCCACACCTGTATTAGCAGCCGGTTTAGTTCTGCTGTTGTTTGACCTCAACTTTGGTACATCCTTCTTTAAACCAGATGCAGGCGGTAACGTTGTAATTTATCAACACTTATTCTGGTTTTATTCTCACCCAGCAGTATATTTAATGATTCTGCCCATCTTCGGCATCATGTCGGAGGTGATTCCAGTCCACGCCCGCAAGCCAATTTTTGGTTATAAAGCGATCGCTTATTCTAGTGTAGCCATCTGCGTTGTGGGTTTGTTCGTTTGGGTACACCACATGTTCACCAGTGGCACACCCGGCTGGATGCGGATGTTCTTCACCATCTCCACTCTTATAGTTGCAGTTCCCACTGGCGTGAAAATTTTTGCTTGGGTTGCTACCCTCTGGGGTGGTAAGATCCGCTTTACAGGTGCGATGCTTTTCGCCATTGGCTTGTTGTCCATGTTTGTCATGGGCGGCTTAAGTGGTGTGACAATGGGAACAGCACCCTTTGATGTTCACGTCCACGACACATATTATGTTGTCGGACATTTCCATTACGTTCTGTTTGGCGGTTCCGTGTTTGGCATTTACGCGGGTATTTATCACTGGTTCCCCAAAATGACCGGACGAATGTTGAATGAAAGCTTAGGACGGATTCATTTTGCCCTTACTTTCATCGGCACGAATCTCACTTTTTTACCCATGCACGAGTTGGGTTTAAAAGGAATGCCAAGACGAGTGGCAATGTATGACCCTCAATTTATCGACCTCAATCAAATTTGTACCTTCGGTTCAATTGTTTTGGGGATATCGGTAATTCCTTTCGCCATCAACATGATTTACAGTTGGTTGAAAGGGCCTTTGGCTGGTGATAATCCTTGGCAAGCTTTGACTTTAGAATGGACAACTAGCTCACCACCTGCAATTGAAAACTGGGAAGTGTTGCCGGTTGTGACTCATGGCCCTTATGACTACGGGCATGGTCATAGCAATGAAGTACAGCCATCTGCAACGCCGGAAGCTAGTGCTTAG
- a CDS encoding cytochrome c oxidase subunit II, translated as MQQVPVSLWTLVAGIVVTAISIWIGQNHTLMPMQASLQAPLVDGFFNVMFTIAIALFLVVEGTILIFLVKFRRRRGDDTDGLPIEGNVPLEIFWTAIPTVIVLGLGIYSVDVFNQMGGFEPAGHPHSVSHVASMPGTALAATLSDTETTATPSIAPTIGIGASPQTLNKPADLVVDVKGIQYAWIFNYPDSGITSGELHIPVGADVQLNLSAEDVIHSFWVPNFRLKQDALPGIPTELRFVATKPGTYPVVCAELCGGYHGSMRTEVIVHTPEAYENWRTENQIAQQQNLNQVVAINPADLSTSEFLAPHTHDMGISAATLESVVMSH; from the coding sequence ATGCAACAAGTTCCTGTTTCACTATGGACTCTGGTTGCTGGGATAGTAGTTACAGCAATTAGCATTTGGATCGGTCAAAACCACACTCTCATGCCGATGCAGGCATCGCTACAAGCGCCTTTGGTAGACGGTTTTTTTAACGTCATGTTTACCATTGCGATCGCACTCTTCTTGGTGGTAGAAGGAACTATTCTGATTTTTTTGGTTAAGTTTCGTCGCCGTCGCGGTGATGATACCGATGGTTTACCAATAGAAGGTAACGTTCCCTTAGAAATCTTCTGGACAGCAATTCCAACAGTGATTGTCCTCGGTTTGGGCATCTACAGTGTAGATGTTTTTAACCAAATGGGCGGTTTTGAGCCTGCCGGTCATCCTCATTCAGTCTCTCATGTTGCTAGTATGCCGGGAACTGCTCTTGCAGCTACACTCAGCGATACTGAAACAACAGCTACACCATCAATTGCCCCGACAATTGGGATTGGCGCGTCTCCTCAAACCCTAAACAAACCAGCCGATTTAGTTGTTGATGTCAAAGGCATACAGTATGCCTGGATATTTAATTACCCCGATAGTGGCATTACTTCTGGGGAATTGCACATACCCGTCGGTGCTGATGTCCAACTTAACCTTTCAGCAGAAGATGTAATTCATTCATTTTGGGTTCCAAACTTCCGCTTGAAACAAGATGCACTTCCCGGTATCCCTACCGAACTAAGATTTGTTGCCACCAAGCCAGGTACATATCCCGTAGTTTGTGCTGAGTTGTGCGGTGGTTATCACGGCTCAATGCGGACAGAGGTAATTGTCCACACACCGGAAGCTTATGAGAACTGGCGGACAGAAAACCAGATTGCTCAACAGCAAAACCTCAATCAAGTTGTTGCAATTAATCCAGCCGACTTATCAACATCAGAGTTTCTCGCGCCCCACACCCATGATATGGGAATCAGTGCAGCAACTCTAGAGTCAGTAGTCATGAGTCATTAG
- the fdxB gene encoding ferredoxin III, nif-specific produces MAQLTGLTFGGKAWTPKFAQEIDKDKCIGCGRCVKVCGYNVLGLKALNEEGEFVEDEDDEEIERKVMAVTSPENCIGCEACSRICPKNCYTHVEVSN; encoded by the coding sequence ATGGCACAGCTAACAGGTTTGACATTTGGCGGTAAAGCTTGGACACCAAAATTCGCTCAAGAAATTGACAAAGATAAATGTATCGGCTGTGGCAGATGTGTTAAAGTCTGCGGGTACAATGTGCTAGGTTTGAAGGCACTCAATGAAGAAGGCGAATTTGTAGAAGACGAAGACGATGAAGAAATTGAACGGAAAGTAATGGCAGTTACTTCTCCAGAAAACTGTATTGGTTGTGAAGCGTGTTCACGGATTTGCCCGAAGAATTGCTACACTCATGTTGAAGTAAGTAATTAG
- a CDS encoding sucrase ferredoxin — protein sequence MNTFFCSDDSRQVGEDVIGSATNYQTYILVECPLPWTSEALNSKWVPQNLRILVEEVKRTKLPIRFLLIANDLSHKVNQTTLLIYQKQEGLSNGYHKQEFKLENIEQVAAVVEKWIWGISSNSEVETSTTRDILVCTHGSHDKCCARYGAPFYFNVTAKKADLCLDNVRIWKSSHFGGHRFAPTIIDLPEGRYYGRIDIDSFRSILARTGDIQCLNKVYRGWGILPATLQVLERELMLCNGWDWFNYKVAGKILEQSLDNNTILGELSFEQPSGSLYTYQAKLVRDETKTQQLKSSCNATRELVVTKYAVSSLWVSSSKVMSYST from the coding sequence ATGAATACTTTTTTTTGTTCTGACGATTCACGGCAAGTAGGAGAAGATGTTATTGGTAGCGCCACCAATTATCAAACTTATATTTTAGTTGAATGTCCTTTACCTTGGACATCAGAAGCCCTTAATTCCAAATGGGTGCCTCAGAATTTGAGGATTTTAGTAGAGGAAGTAAAGCGTACTAAACTACCAATTAGATTTCTTTTAATTGCTAATGATTTATCACACAAAGTAAATCAGACCACGCTTCTGATTTATCAAAAACAAGAGGGGCTAAGTAATGGATATCACAAGCAAGAGTTTAAGCTAGAAAATATTGAGCAAGTAGCAGCAGTTGTTGAAAAATGGATATGGGGTATCAGTTCTAATTCTGAGGTAGAAACTAGTACAACTAGAGATATTTTAGTTTGTACCCACGGTAGCCATGATAAGTGTTGCGCGAGATATGGCGCTCCTTTTTACTTCAATGTTACAGCGAAAAAGGCTGATTTGTGCTTGGATAATGTGCGAATTTGGAAATCATCGCATTTTGGCGGACATCGTTTTGCACCAACAATTATAGACTTGCCAGAAGGAAGATATTACGGTCGTATAGATATAGATTCATTTAGATCAATTTTGGCTCGTACTGGTGATATTCAATGCTTAAATAAAGTCTATCGAGGCTGGGGAATTCTGCCTGCTACACTTCAGGTTTTGGAAAGAGAACTAATGCTTTGTAATGGATGGGATTGGTTTAATTACAAAGTTGCAGGCAAAATTTTGGAGCAAAGTTTAGATAATAATACTATTCTGGGTGAGCTAAGTTTTGAACAACCTTCTGGTTCTCTCTATACTTACCAGGCTAAACTTGTGAGAGATGAAACTAAGACTCAACAACTGAAGAGTTCATGCAATGCTACACGAGAGTTGGTAGTTACTAAATATGCTGTAAGTAGTCTTTGGGTTAGTTCTAGCAAGGTGATGAGTTATAGTACTTAA
- a CDS encoding ubiquitin family protein: MAIAYFHFRAELNHFLPRHHKQVRISHVFEEKAFIKQYAWVKENCRLG, translated from the coding sequence ATGGCGATCGCATATTTTCACTTCCGTGCAGAATTGAATCATTTTTTACCACGGCATCACAAACAGGTAAGAATATCTCATGTGTTTGAGGAAAAAGCCTTTATTAAGCAATACGCTTGGGTTAAGGAAAATTGTAGGTTGGGTTAA
- a CDS encoding Mut7-C ubiquitin/RNAse domain-containing protein has translation MLGFVPQTPRATSRHSRPTQWLPNLHISRFLALTQAYCSIKDMIESLGVPHPEVDKQSIIEQVGCLRRQATHIEQFQRCQDCVVYRRRYRIYWKGSHYERLQQFIDEVLDSITGK, from the coding sequence ATGTTGGGTTTCGTTCCTCAAACGCCACGTGCTACAAGTCGGCATAGCCGCCCAACGCAGTGGCTCCCCAACCTACACATTTCAAGGTTTTTGGCGCTAACCCAAGCGTATTGCTCTATTAAGGACATGATTGAGTCGTTAGGTGTCCCTCATCCCGAAGTAGATAAGCAATCCATTATTGAACAAGTGGGATGCCTACGGCGGCAAGCTACGCACATTGAGCAATTCCAGCGTTGCCAAGACTGCGTAGTTTACCGCCGTAGGTATCGCATTTATTGGAAAGGTTCACACTATGAACGGTTACAACAATTTATTGACGAAGTGCTGGACTCAATAACAGGTAAGTAA
- a CDS encoding HEPN domain-containing protein codes for MGETIVDRIYKDNLELLEYLNQQKEISFASQFDATFKKSLLLSSASFFEEEICKIVQAFVERKTSNDKCITSLVKRKVIERQYHTYFEWDGKNANKFFALFGEDFKNQLVQKIKKEPKLDIALKAFLELGNMRNCLVHQNFANYTIDKTAKEVYDLYQEAMIFVKWLSDNFDNS; via the coding sequence ATGGGAGAGACTATTGTTGATCGCATATATAAAGATAACTTAGAATTACTAGAATATCTTAACCAACAAAAAGAAATATCTTTTGCTAGTCAATTTGATGCAACTTTTAAAAAATCTCTGTTGTTATCATCAGCAAGCTTTTTTGAGGAAGAGATTTGTAAAATAGTTCAGGCTTTTGTTGAGCGTAAGACTAGCAATGATAAGTGTATAACTTCTTTAGTTAAACGGAAGGTAATTGAAAGACAATATCATACTTACTTTGAATGGGATGGTAAAAACGCAAATAAATTTTTTGCATTGTTTGGGGAGGACTTTAAAAATCAATTAGTACAAAAAATAAAAAAAGAGCCCAAATTGGATATTGCGCTCAAAGCTTTTTTAGAGTTAGGTAATATGAGGAACTGTCTAGTTCATCAGAACTTTGCAAACTATACAATTGATAAGACAGCTAAAGAGGTATATGACTTATATCAAGAGGCTATGATATTTGTGAAATGGCTGTCTGATAATTTCGATAATTCCTAA
- a CDS encoding DUF262 domain-containing protein, translating to MKSIIIGLPIPQIFLYEESRNSFLVIDGQQRLMSIFYFIKQRFPKKDKRNFLRRVFEENGKIPNNVLNDDEYFTSFNLQLPVNTPQQPNKLNKLNYSTLSEYKFAFDLRTIRNVFIKQNFPENDDSCIYEIFNRLNSGGINLKPQEIRMSLYYSDFYTMLYKLNTLPEWRKIIGVNEPDLNMKDIETLLRGFAILMEWEGYQSSMVKFLNDFSRKCKRVSKEQINYLETLFNSFLLTCSNLPEKAFYLKTTKKFNISMFEAVFFAQCSSAFKEQRLVERKINPEKLESLKNDGEFITAIQSQTTSKENVKKRLERAMSILCEQTLS from the coding sequence TTGAAATCGATTATTATTGGTTTACCTATTCCACAAATATTCCTCTATGAAGAGTCAAGAAATAGTTTTCTTGTAATAGATGGACAGCAGAGGCTCATGTCCATTTTTTATTTTATAAAACAAAGATTTCCGAAAAAAGATAAAAGGAATTTTCTAAGGAGAGTTTTTGAAGAAAATGGGAAAATACCTAACAATGTTCTTAATGATGATGAATATTTTACGAGTTTCAATCTACAGTTACCTGTAAATACACCTCAACAACCAAATAAATTAAATAAACTCAATTATTCTACACTTTCTGAATATAAATTTGCATTTGATTTAAGAACTATTAGGAATGTTTTTATTAAACAAAACTTTCCTGAAAATGATGACTCATGTATATACGAAATATTTAATAGGCTTAATTCTGGTGGTATCAATTTGAAGCCTCAAGAAATACGAATGAGCCTTTACTATTCGGACTTTTACACAATGCTATATAAACTAAATACTCTTCCAGAGTGGCGTAAAATCATTGGTGTGAATGAACCAGACTTGAATATGAAAGATATTGAAACCCTGTTGAGAGGATTTGCAATATTAATGGAATGGGAAGGATATCAATCTTCAATGGTTAAGTTTCTTAATGACTTTTCCCGAAAATGTAAGAGAGTAAGTAAAGAACAAATAAATTATCTTGAAACTTTATTTAACTCTTTCTTACTAACCTGTTCAAATTTACCTGAAAAAGCTTTTTATCTAAAGACAACGAAGAAATTTAATATATCTATGTTTGAGGCTGTGTTTTTTGCTCAATGTAGCAGTGCATTTAAAGAACAACGCTTAGTAGAAAGAAAGATAAATCCTGAAAAGCTTGAATCGCTGAAAAATGATGGAGAATTTATAACAGCTATCCAATCTCAAACAACAAGTAAAGAAAATGTCAAAAAAAGGCTAGAAAGGGCAATGAGTATTTTATGTGAGCAAACATTATCTTGA
- a CDS encoding helix-turn-helix domain-containing protein has product MKSYSIELREKIVAAHIQKNISIRKVANIFSVSKSLVQKLVKQQKLEGNLQPKPRGKPQFSHLTNADIELRELVEAHPDATLIELCELFADKTGNWVGRSAMCRALQKLGLNRKKKHCGVVKQQQKEFKN; this is encoded by the coding sequence ATGAAGTCATACTCTATCGAGCTTCGAGAAAAAATAGTTGCAGCACATATTCAAAAAAATATCTCAATCAGGAAAGTAGCTAACATATTTTCTGTCTCAAAGAGTTTAGTGCAAAAGCTTGTAAAACAACAAAAACTTGAAGGAAATTTACAACCAAAGCCGCGAGGAAAACCACAATTTAGTCATCTGACAAATGCTGACATAGAGTTAAGAGAATTAGTTGAAGCACATCCAGATGCAACATTGATAGAGTTGTGTGAATTATTTGCAGACAAAACTGGTAATTGGGTAGGTCGAAGTGCAATGTGTCGTGCCTTACAAAAATTAGGATTAAATCGTAAAAAAAAACATTGCGGAGTAGTCAAGCAGCAACAGAAAGAGTTCAAAAACTAA
- a CDS encoding IS630 family transposase: MRSSQAATERVQKLRVEYWEQVRDIDPDNLVFLDETGVLLGLARTHARSQQGTRAYDQKPFYRGAKVTVIGAISIKKVVALMTMNNSMDSQAFDVFIEKFLAPNLWTGAVVVMDNLPAHKLASIVPMIEAVGAKVICLSSYSPDFNPIELWWSKLKSFLRSFAPTTTEMVDTVISVALDLMNPQHLKNWFTNCCYCTS; encoded by the coding sequence TTGCGGAGTAGTCAAGCAGCAACAGAAAGAGTTCAAAAACTAAGAGTAGAATATTGGGAACAGGTCAGAGATATAGATCCAGATAACTTAGTATTCCTAGATGAGACAGGAGTTTTATTAGGTCTGGCAAGAACTCATGCGCGTTCGCAACAAGGAACAAGAGCTTACGACCAAAAACCATTTTATAGAGGTGCAAAAGTCACAGTAATTGGAGCAATTAGTATTAAAAAAGTAGTGGCGTTAATGACGATGAATAACTCAATGGATAGCCAAGCATTTGATGTATTCATTGAGAAGTTTTTAGCGCCTAATTTATGGACAGGAGCAGTAGTCGTCATGGATAACTTACCTGCCCATAAACTAGCATCAATTGTACCAATGATTGAAGCTGTAGGTGCGAAAGTTATTTGTTTATCCTCATACTCTCCTGATTTTAATCCAATCGAGTTATGGTGGTCAAAACTCAAATCTTTTTTACGCAGTTTTGCTCCAACTACAACAGAAATGGTTGATACAGTAATCTCAGTTGCACTCGACTTAATGAATCCTCAACATTTAAAAAACTGGTTTACTAATTGTTGCTATTGTACCTCATAA
- the proB gene encoding glutamate 5-kinase, producing the protein MPLTIVVKIGTSSLTQPETGQLALSTIATLAETLCHLRHQGHRVILVSSGAVGVGCARLGLTERPKAIALKQAVAAVGQGRLIRIYDDLFTTLQQAIAQVLLTRSDLVQRSRYLNAYNTFQELLGLGVIPIVNENDTVAIDELKFGDNDTLSALVASLVEADWLFLLTDVDKLYSADPRSVPDARPISLVSSIKELAQLQIQTGSQGSQWGTGGMVTKISAARIAIAAGVRTVITQGRFPRNIEKIIQGELIGTHFEPQPEPTSARKRWIAYGLVPAGKLYLDEGAIAAVSLAGKSLLAAGIKLVEGEFDTQDAVQLCDTNGNEIARGLVNYNSNELQKICGRHSREISTILGYAGAETVIHRDNLVLT; encoded by the coding sequence ATGCCACTCACAATTGTTGTCAAGATCGGTACTTCTAGCCTAACTCAACCAGAAACGGGACAATTAGCACTTTCCACCATCGCTACTTTGGCGGAGACACTTTGCCATTTAAGACACCAAGGACATCGGGTAATTTTGGTTTCTTCTGGTGCTGTGGGGGTGGGTTGTGCGCGATTGGGTTTAACTGAACGTCCCAAAGCGATCGCACTCAAACAGGCAGTAGCAGCAGTTGGACAAGGCAGATTAATTCGGATATACGATGATTTATTTACTACTCTGCAACAAGCGATCGCTCAAGTATTATTGACACGCAGTGATTTAGTACAGCGCAGCCGCTATCTCAACGCCTACAACACCTTTCAAGAACTACTGGGATTGGGAGTGATCCCCATAGTAAATGAAAATGATACCGTAGCCATAGACGAACTAAAATTTGGTGATAATGATACCCTTTCGGCATTAGTTGCCAGCCTAGTAGAAGCAGATTGGCTATTTTTGCTTACTGATGTCGATAAGTTGTACTCAGCCGATCCGCGTTCCGTACCAGATGCGCGACCGATTTCTCTAGTTAGTAGTATTAAAGAATTAGCTCAATTACAAATACAAACAGGTTCCCAAGGTTCCCAGTGGGGTACTGGTGGGATGGTGACAAAAATTTCGGCTGCGAGGATTGCGATCGCTGCGGGAGTCCGTACCGTAATTACCCAAGGGCGATTTCCCCGGAATATCGAAAAAATTATCCAAGGTGAACTGATTGGGACACATTTTGAACCACAACCTGAACCGACTTCGGCGCGTAAACGTTGGATAGCTTACGGACTTGTACCTGCGGGTAAATTGTATTTAGATGAAGGTGCGATCGCGGCAGTTTCTCTAGCGGGTAAATCGTTATTAGCTGCTGGAATTAAGCTAGTAGAAGGAGAGTTTGACACACAAGATGCAGTGCAATTGTGTGACACAAACGGTAACGAAATTGCCAGGGGACTTGTGAATTACAACAGCAATGAACTGCAAAAGATTTGTGGGCGTCATTCACGAGAAATTTCCACAATTTTAGGATATGCCGGTGCAGAAACGGTGATTCATCGGGATAATTTGGTTTTGACTTAG
- a CDS encoding ABC transporter substrate-binding protein, which produces MKVLKRVIIKMLLNYLNKAVEADRTDPEVLVYYNNALARDKGNYFTLAVVVPADNNTNFAQEILRGVAQAQQEFNNKDGLNGRLLSIIIANDGNGKEPEKAKQVAAELVKTNSLLGVIGHNYSEATKAALTEYENVGISVISPTSSNTLLHKSNVFFRTVPSDAAMGEKLAKYAINNLNLTRVVIFKSTSFFSESMTQEFQNNFEELGGKIVRQVDLTERTLNAQKEVKLSLANQAQAAILIPDRQYTDVALDIAKANNNIINSSKNRKKPGLKLLGANTLYSDETLSKAGKAVEGLIAVVPWFRDAAQAKQYSQKAKKLWKSDVTWRTASSYDATQALLQDLSTDSNRTTILTSLENAKFSVNQTSGYPFKFSSEGERETEPILVQIKGGKFVAVP; this is translated from the coding sequence TTGAAAGTTTTAAAAAGGGTGATTATCAAGATGCTGTTAAATTATTTAAACAAAGCAGTAGAAGCCGATCGTACAGATCCAGAAGTATTAGTTTACTATAATAACGCCCTTGCTCGTGACAAGGGAAATTATTTTACCTTGGCAGTAGTTGTCCCCGCAGATAACAATACTAACTTTGCTCAAGAAATATTGCGTGGTGTGGCGCAGGCACAACAAGAGTTTAATAATAAAGATGGCTTAAATGGGAGATTGCTGTCTATTATTATTGCTAATGATGGTAATGGTAAGGAACCAGAAAAAGCAAAACAAGTTGCTGCTGAGTTGGTAAAAACTAACTCTCTATTAGGAGTAATTGGACATAATTATAGTGAGGCAACGAAAGCAGCTTTAACAGAATATGAAAATGTTGGAATATCAGTGATATCTCCTACCAGTAGTAATACTTTATTGCACAAGAGTAATGTTTTCTTCAGGACTGTACCTTCAGATGCAGCAATGGGAGAAAAATTAGCAAAATACGCTATTAATAATTTGAATTTAACAAGAGTAGTAATCTTTAAATCTACGAGTTTCTTTAGTGAAAGTATGACGCAGGAATTTCAAAATAACTTTGAAGAGCTAGGAGGTAAAATTGTTCGTCAAGTTGATTTGACAGAAAGGACATTAAATGCACAAAAGGAAGTTAAGCTAAGTTTAGCTAATCAAGCCCAGGCAGCAATTTTAATTCCAGATAGACAATATACTGATGTTGCTTTAGATATTGCTAAAGCAAATAATAATATAATTAACAGTTCTAAAAATCGAAAAAAACCGGGACTAAAATTATTAGGTGCGAATACTCTTTATAGCGATGAAACCTTAAGTAAAGCTGGTAAGGCAGTAGAAGGTTTAATTGCAGTTGTTCCTTGGTTTAGGGACGCAGCACAAGCAAAACAATACTCTCAAAAAGCTAAAAAATTATGGAAAAGTGACGTCACTTGGCGTACTGCAAGCAGTTATGATGCAACACAAGCTTTGCTTCAAGATTTATCTACTGATTCTAATCGTACAACGATTCTCACAAGTTTAGAAAATGCGAAGTTTTCGGTCAATCAAACTTCAGGATATCCATTCAAATTTAGTTCTGAAGGAGAACGGGAAACTGAGCCAATTTTAGTACAAATAAAAGGTGGGAAGTTTGTTGCAGTACCATAA